The following proteins are encoded in a genomic region of Danio rerio strain Tuebingen ecotype United States chromosome 16, GRCz12tu, whole genome shotgun sequence:
- the gstk2 gene encoding glutathione S-transferase kappa 2 isoform X1, protein MSSSRKVVELFYDVVSPYSWLAFEVLCRYKNVWNIDLKFKPSFLGGVFHGSGNTEPGMVDNKLHYMITDLKLMSEYYGVPVNPPSPCKKDTLPAMRFVTAIAEKNQEENVLVEKVSRELWKRMWQKHQDITQPLSLTEAGLLVGLSSNEVEELLTNAKSQPIKDKLKSVTQEALEKNAFGLPFIVCHVNGKVEVFFGCDRFELIAHCIGEKWAGPCPIKTTM, encoded by the exons ATGTCCAGTTCCAGAAAAGTGGTTGAATTGTTCTATGATGTCGTTTCTCCTTATTCCTGGCTGGCATTTGAG GTGCTGTGTCGCTACAAAAATGTTTGGAACATTGACCTCAAATTTAAACCATCATTTTTAGGAGGAGTTTTTCACGGTTCAG gtAACACTGAACCTGGAATGGTCGATAATAAGCTCCATTATATGATCACAGATCTGAAACTGATGTCTGAGTACTATGGGGTCCCTGTAAATCCACCTTCGCCTTGTAAGAAAG ATACTTTGCCTGCAATGCGCTTTGTGACTGCTATAGCAGAGAAAAACCAAGAGGAAAATGTGCTGGTGGAGAAGGTTTCTAGAGAGCTTTGGAAACGAATGTGGCAAAAGCATCAGGACATTACCCAGCCTCTCTCGCTTACTGAG GCAGGATTACTGGTAGGTCTCTCATCCAATGAGGTGGAAGAATTGCTGACCAATGCCAAATCTCAACCAATTAAAGACAAGCTGAAGAGTGTCACACAGGAGGCACTAGAGAAAAAT GCCTTTGGTCTTCCATTCATTGTGTGCCATGTTAACGGGAAGGTTGAGGTTTTCTTTGGTTGTGACAGATTTGAGCTCATAGCTCATTGCATCG GGGAGAAGTGGGCAGGACCTTGTCCAATCAAGACCACAATGTGA
- the gstk2 gene encoding glutathione S-transferase kappa 2 isoform X2 — protein sequence MVDNKLHYMITDLKLMSEYYGVPVNPPSPCKKDTLPAMRFVTAIAEKNQEENVLVEKVSRELWKRMWQKHQDITQPLSLTEAGLLVGLSSNEVEELLTNAKSQPIKDKLKSVTQEALEKNAFGLPFIVCHVNGKVEVFFGCDRFELIAHCIGEKWAGPCPIKTTM from the exons ATGGTCGATAATAAGCTCCATTATATGATCACAGATCTGAAACTGATGTCTGAGTACTATGGGGTCCCTGTAAATCCACCTTCGCCTTGTAAGAAAG ATACTTTGCCTGCAATGCGCTTTGTGACTGCTATAGCAGAGAAAAACCAAGAGGAAAATGTGCTGGTGGAGAAGGTTTCTAGAGAGCTTTGGAAACGAATGTGGCAAAAGCATCAGGACATTACCCAGCCTCTCTCGCTTACTGAG GCAGGATTACTGGTAGGTCTCTCATCCAATGAGGTGGAAGAATTGCTGACCAATGCCAAATCTCAACCAATTAAAGACAAGCTGAAGAGTGTCACACAGGAGGCACTAGAGAAAAAT GCCTTTGGTCTTCCATTCATTGTGTGCCATGTTAACGGGAAGGTTGAGGTTTTCTTTGGTTGTGACAGATTTGAGCTCATAGCTCATTGCATCG GGGAGAAGTGGGCAGGACCTTGTCCAATCAAGACCACAATGTGA